A segment of the Flavobacterium azooxidireducens genome:
GATTGAATTACAGCATCAATTTTTTCCGCTATATTTTTATCCTGCTTATATATCTTATTTGCGGAATAGAATAGATTTGTAACAAAGTAAACGTTTGTAAAGACAGCTATAACCAAAATAATTTTTGTTGATAACAACTTGTTTATTTTGAAATAATTGATTGTAAAAATAATTATAAAAGCAAAAACAAGACTGGAGGTTAAATATAAACGAGGAGGATGATACCCATTTGTAATAATAGATGACATTAAAAATGGTATCAACAAAATAGAAAAAAGAGATATAATGCGAAGAAAAGTATGTTTCTTGTCTAAAACAAAGCGAACAATCAGAAAAAGGCTAGATAAAGAAACTAAAAAGAATGTTTTTCCGCCATAATAAAAACTACCAACAAGATTTTTTAACCATATAGAACAAAAATTTAAAAAATGATTATCAGATTCACCAGAAACAAAAGAAGAAAGATATCCACTTCCTTCGATAGGGGGACAAATAATTTTTACAGAAATGTAATAAAAAATCAATGAGCTAACAAGAACACCAACAAAAAGCATTATGTTTTTTAACTCATCTCTTAGTCTAAAAGATTCTTTAAAAGTGTTTTGAAAAAATAAAATCGCATAAATAACAGCAGGCACAAAAATAAAGGCCTGATACAATGAAAGTGTAAACATTAAAATTAATGCTACAGATAATAATTGAAATGATTTTTTTGTAATGGATTTTTCATCATGACTTTTCAAAAAAAGTTCTACACTTAAAACAGATAAAAGCACTCCTAAAGCAGCAATATCAGCCATCATGCCAAAAACCACTTGATAAGCTATTTGAGGGAATGATATAAACAAGGCACAAAAAATATAGGCAGACAGACCTTGAAATTTTAATAAATTTGTTAGCCTTGTCGCAGCTACACAGAACAAAAAAAGACTTAGTAAAAGTGAAAAATACTGCAAGTGTCCTTTAAACAAATGATACCTAATTAAGTTTTGCCCCCATCTTCCTAAATCTAATCCATAATCTGGAAAAATTGGAATCTCATTATCTATAGTTAATGTAAAATTTGTAAGAGCAAAACCATAGGTGATTATTGCAATAAAAAATGAAAACAGAAATAATTTGATAAGACTTTCTTCCTTAGTGTTCAGTGAATTTAACATAAAAATTTTTATGAATTAGGGTATAAAATTAAATTTGTGTATTATTAATTTAATCATTTATTTTACACAAGATTTAGTAAATATATTGAAACACTTTAATTAAACAAAAAATGAATTTAAAATTTTTATTACTTGTCCTTGTTTTGGTTGTAGTAAGCTGTAAAAATGAGCCAAAAAACCAAACAAATGAAGTTAATAATCAAGAAGTTGTGGCCAACACTTTTAAAGTAACTATTAATGTGGTAGTTAAAAACAATGATGATTTTTGTTTATTGTATACAGAAGACGGGTCATTAAATTTTGAAAAAGGTATTTGGAAAGAAGTAAAAGGAAATGAAAACGACCAAAACATTGTTTTTGTTTTACCAGAAAAAGTTCAACCTTCTCAATTAAGATTAGACTTAGGTAAGAATCCAGAACAACAAGATATTGTTATAAAATCGATTAGTTTTGAGTATGGATCCAACAGCAGAGAGATAAAAGGATTTGAAATGGGGGTTTTCTTTAGAGCGGATGATACAAAATGTACTTTTGATTCTAAAACAGGAGTAGTTAAAGCACTAAGCGTAGATGGTGTTAGACAAATCCCTTCTTTATATCCTCTTGAAGCTATACAAGCTAAAGAGCTACCTAAGCTTTATCAGTAGATAGTAAATTGATTTTTTTTCATACATAATATTTAACCCCGCTTTTTTAGTTTATTAAAGTGGGGTTTAAATTTTTATCTCCTGTTTAGAAATAGTATTTTTACAATCCAACAAAGAATTTTGAAAATTATACAAACAATTAAAAATAACAAACAGTTTCAACATTTTTCAATTTATGGAATTGGGCAATTCTTTAATTTAATTTTACCATTTATTGCTATTCCGTACATTATTTCAATTTGCGGCGAAGAAAATTTTGGAAAGATTGGTGTCGGGCTTGGGATTGCTTTTTTTTTATTAGTTTTTATTGACTACGGAACGGATATTTTAGGGGTTAAGTACATTGCAATAAATCGAGATGATAAAAAGTTAATTGGCGATTATTATAGAATAGTTTTCTTATCAAAAATTTTTCTGACTTTGATTGTGATTTTTTTAAGCACACTTTCTTATTTTTTTATCCCCTATTTTAAAGAAAATCAAAATACCTTATTACTTGGCTTTACCATACTAATTAGTCAATTACTAAATCCAATATGGGTTTTTCAAGGGTTAGAAAAGTATAACTGGATTACATTAATTAATGTTTCCTCAAAAGCCCTCTATTTGGTTTTTATATTTTTATTTATCAAACAAGCTGAAGATTATGTATTTGTTAACTTCTTTTTTGGCCTTGGCCTGATTATTCCCAACACTATTGGAAGCGTAAAAATCATCAGATATTTTAAAGTAAACCTATTAGATTTTTCAAAAAATGATATTAAAAGTTACTTAAAAGAAGATTTTTCATTTTGTTTTTCTCAACTTTTTATTGCGTTAAAAAATTATTCTCCAATAATTGTAATTGGTTATTTTAGTGGTTTCAAAGTTGCGGGTTACTATAAAATTATTGAGCAAATTATTATGCCAATTAGAACCTATCTTCAAGTTTATTTCAGATTTTTTTACCCAAAATTAAGTTATAAACTAGCATTAAACTCTAATCAAGGAATGTCTTTTTGGAAAAAAATTAATTTATATAATTTTATTCTAATTATATTTCTTATAATTTCAATTTATATTTTTTCTCAAGAAATATTGAAAATATTTAAAGTTGACGATTCCGTTATCAGAGAACTTTCAGACACGTTAAATTTCTTTTTAATTTACCCATTAATCTTCACTATTACTTTTGCATTAGAAATGTTATATTTCATCATTGGTAAACGAACAAACTATGTTAGATATGTTATTTATACAGTTATGCTAAATATTTTGTTGATGTGTTTATTAACTCCTAAATTGGAAATTGTTGGAGTGATAGTATCTTTAATTGTTTCAGAATTAATTTTAATAGTTTTATATTTGACGAGCTTAAAAAAAGTGAGATAACATTCATGAAAATAATTAAATCTGAAATATTTTTTATAGTTTTATTTATAATAAATGTTGTTATACCAACTTTTAATAATTTTGAATTAACATTTGCAACATGGAGCATTTCAGCTTTATTAACGATACAATTTAGATATTCTGTTGGTATATTAAGGCTAGTTTTTATAAAATTAATCATAGTTTTTATCGCATTTGTATCAACGCTTTATTATGATTATTCGGATTACAAAATCATACGCGATTTCACGTATTTATTTAAGCCAATTTTAGGACTTTTAATTGGTTATCAACTATTAAAAAGGATCAAAACAGTCAATCCTTTTTTAATGATTGTTTATGGAAGTCTTGTGTTAGCAATTATTCACTTCATAATACTTTTTGTTAGTTTTTTTGTTTTCAATATTTCTTCAGTTAATAATATAAGAACCTACGGAGGTTATTTTAGTGATTTTGAGGTTTATGGATTAGTAATTCTATTGTTTTCAAATAAGTTAAACGTGGAATTATCCAAAAAAAGAAAATTATATTTTATCTCTATAATAGGACTTTCTGTTTTAGTATATTTTGCAAGAACAAATTTTATTCAATTAGCTATTTTATGTTTTTCTCTGTTGGGCTATTTTAAACTAACACTTAAAAGTTTTAGAATATTAACTGCATTTTCATTTGTAATAATTCTTAGTTATGCAGCTATTTATCATAGTAATCCAAGAAGAAATAGTAGAGGTTTAGAATCTTTTTTATATAAAGTAAAAATTGCTCCAATTGAACCTTTTAAAACAAAAATTAATCAAAACGATTGGAAAGAATTTAATGACAATTATAGATCTTTTGAAAATATTATTACTGTAAGACAAGTTACTTATGAAGGACAAAGAGCAATATGGTTTGGCAAAGGATTGGGTTCCTTTATTGATATAGGTAGAGAAATGTGGACAAATGATGGAGAGTATATTAGATACGTTCCTACACTTCATAATTCTTATATGACTATTTTGTTAAAATCAGGTTTAGTAGGCGTTTTTTTGATGTTAATTTTTCTTTTCTATTTACAAAGAAAAAATAAATTAAATTACCCGGAAATTGTGAAACTAAATAACTTGCTGTTAGGAACTGCAGTTTTTCTAATTCTATCAAATTGGGTTTTTATGGGACTTTATTTTAAAGTAGATAATAAAGCAATAATAATTGGCTATTTAATTGCTTACAGGGAAGAAATACAAAAAAAATTAGATCTATAATTTTCTACAACATCATTTCGTATTGTTTTTTAATAAGGCTAGTATATTTTTCAGTCGAAAATTCCTTTATCACTCTTTTGTATCCATTCTCTCCATAACTAGAAATTAAATTAGGGCTCTCTATCAATTTTTCAAGAAATATACTAAGTTCTTCTGAATTATTTGCATCAAACAAGTAGCCGGTTTCTTCATGCACAACAATCTCTTTTAACCCGCCTAAGTTTGATGCCACAACTGGTTTTTTAGAAAGCATTGCCTCGGTGGCAACCAAACCAAATGATTCAGGTTCTTTGGAAGGCACAACAACAATATCTAGGGCATCATAATATTTCCAAATTTCTTTTTTAAAGTCCAAAATAGTAACCTGATTATCTAGTTTATAATCAAAAATTTTAGCTTCTAATTTTTCCAAATAGTGTTCTTGTCCTGTGGGTGTAGAGCCAATATACACCAAATGAATATTTGAGTGTTTTTTTGATAATTCAAAAAATGATTTCAACAACACTTGTTGTCCTTTTAATCTGCTAATTCTTCCAACAAGACCAATGACAATAGTTGAATTGTTTTTAATTTTAAATTCATTTAGCCTTAAATTTTTCTTTTGTTCATCTGTTGAAAACGATAAATTCCTATTTTGACCATTATGAATAATTGATGACTTATAGTCAATGTTTTTTTTATATTTGTGAAACTGTTCAAAAGTAGCCTTTGAATTAAAAATGATTCTATCCGAAAAAAAACAAACTATTTTAGGATACCATTTAGCCAAAATTTTTGGATGCACAATTATTTCATGAACATGCCATAGATGCTTTTTGTTTAAAAGAAATGAGAAAAAGGCTCCGATAAATACAGAAATCGCATTAGAATGAACAAAAGCAATCTTTTTACCTTTTAATTCTTTTTTAATTTTATAGATTGAAAAAATCGTTTCAAATGGAAGTTTTAGAAAAAAAATTGGTTTAAGAATACCTCTTTTTACTTTTATGACAGACGTATGAATTACTTGTATGTTCATTTCTTTGAGAATTTCCATTAGAGGGCCATTTTCATGTAACACTACTATAGGATTATATTCCTTTGGATAATTTTCAAGTAATTCTAAAAGAGCTTTGTCTGCACCATATAACTCAGCAGATTGATTGATAATTAAAACATTTTTCATCGAAAAAACTATTGATTCTTTGCCGTAGCACTTCCAAAAAACTTATTTTTTGTTTTTACTAAAAGATTATAATTTTTAGCAAACAGTTTTTTAAATGCAGAAGCATCTTCTTTTGGAAACCAGTCAGTCGTTCTTGGTGTTTCAATAAAGCGTTCATGAATTTGATAAGCGTATGTAGCAATTGATGTTCTAAATCTTCCATCAGGAAAATTAGTCATATCATAGCCATGCAAGGTATAAGGACCACATTGTTGAATAATAAGTCTATTGAATGGAACTTCTAATTCAGCCTCTTCGTTAGTTCGTAAATCTTTAATTTTTAAATGACCTTTGTATTCTGGTTTCCAATCTTTATTTAAGTATAATAGCAAGTTAAGTTCACGGTACCAGTTTTTGTTGATAGGATGATAATTAAAATCAAGATGCATATCTAAAAAACTATTTTTCTTTCCTTGATGTAATCCTCCACCAAAATTTTTAGGATCAACAAATGTTTTTTTTGCCGTGATAAAAGCTAATATTTTATTAAACCTCTCGGAAGATAGATCGTTATAAAGTTCCAAAAATTCTGGACAAATTTCCTTGTAATTTGATTTTTCAAACTTATTGTTGGCAAACGAATAGTCTCTACTTTTATTATTCAACTCAGGAACCGAAGCATAAGCTTTGTCTAGTTTATTCTCATCACAAAAATCATCTATGATAAGATGAGGAAAAGGTTGTGCTGCAAGATATTGAATGCGGAGAGCATCTAAGTTTTTTTCAAGTTGTTCAAAATTAATCATGGATAGCATTTTTTAATTAGTAGCAAAAATAGGGATTTATGTTTATATAAGAACATGACAAAAATCATTATTCTTTATAACAATAGTAGAAAATTATATATAAACATCAAAAAGTAAAGAGAAACTCCCAATTTTATCTATTTTTGCCGTTGGAAATTTTTTTATAAATGAAAATAGCTATACTCGGCACCCGAGGAATACCAAACTACTACGGAGGATTTGAACAATTTGCAGAATTTTTTTCAGTATATCTGGTTCAAAAAGGGCACGAGGTATATTGCTATAACTCGCACAATCATAAATTTCAAGAAGAAACATTTCATGGTGTAAACATCATTCACCAACACGATCCTGAATACAAATACGGTACTTTTGGTCAGTTTATTTACGATTATAATTGCATAAAAGATTCTCGTAAAAGAGATTTTGACATTATTTTACAATTGGGCTACACCAGTAATTCTATTTGGTATTTTCTTCTTCCAAAAAAGCCAATCATCATTACCAATATGGATGGTATCGAATGGAAACGTTCTAAATACAGTCGTCCAGTGCAACAATTTCTGCGTTTTGCAGAACGACTCGCAGCAATTAGTAGTGACTATTTGATTTCTGATTCATTGGGAATTCAAACTTTTTTGAAAAAAAGATACAAAAAAGATTCTACCTATATTGCTTATGGAGCCCATCCGTTTAACAATCCAAACGAAGCAATTTTAGAACAATATCAAGTTAAAAAAGAAAATTTCAACATGATTATGGCTCGGTTTGAACCCGAAAATAATTTAGAAATGGTGTTAGACGGTGTAGTAAAAAGCAATGATTCAACTCCAATCTTAGTTGTAGGAAATCACAATACCAAATACGGAGAATACTTAAAGAATAGATACCAAAATCATGCTTCTATACGGTTTATGGGAGCAATTTACAACTTAGAACATCTTAACAATCTACGCTATTTTTCAAAACTTTATT
Coding sequences within it:
- a CDS encoding glucosyltransferase domain-containing protein produces the protein MLNSLNTKEESLIKLFLFSFFIAIITYGFALTNFTLTIDNEIPIFPDYGLDLGRWGQNLIRYHLFKGHLQYFSLLLSLFLFCVAATRLTNLLKFQGLSAYIFCALFISFPQIAYQVVFGMMADIAALGVLLSVLSVELFLKSHDEKSITKKSFQLLSVALILMFTLSLYQAFIFVPAVIYAILFFQNTFKESFRLRDELKNIMLFVGVLVSSLIFYYISVKIICPPIEGSGYLSSFVSGESDNHFLNFCSIWLKNLVGSFYYGGKTFFLVSLSSLFLIVRFVLDKKHTFLRIISLFSILLIPFLMSSIITNGYHPPRLYLTSSLVFAFIIIFTINYFKINKLLSTKIILVIAVFTNVYFVTNLFYSANKIYKQDKNIAEKIDAVIQSKYPDFFTTEKVIYFYGYFPYEYHEKFRLKNSEIFGGSIFVWDNGNNYRIVNFFKGADVADYKMIDSKEKFDQFKDSINTMPIWPNHESIKMFNDVVVVKLGNQKGLPLYFE
- a CDS encoding oligosaccharide flippase family protein — protein: MKIIQTIKNNKQFQHFSIYGIGQFFNLILPFIAIPYIISICGEENFGKIGVGLGIAFFLLVFIDYGTDILGVKYIAINRDDKKLIGDYYRIVFLSKIFLTLIVIFLSTLSYFFIPYFKENQNTLLLGFTILISQLLNPIWVFQGLEKYNWITLINVSSKALYLVFIFLFIKQAEDYVFVNFFFGLGLIIPNTIGSVKIIRYFKVNLLDFSKNDIKSYLKEDFSFCFSQLFIALKNYSPIIVIGYFSGFKVAGYYKIIEQIIMPIRTYLQVYFRFFYPKLSYKLALNSNQGMSFWKKINLYNFILIIFLIISIYIFSQEILKIFKVDDSVIRELSDTLNFFLIYPLIFTITFALEMLYFIIGKRTNYVRYVIYTVMLNILLMCLLTPKLEIVGVIVSLIVSELILIVLYLTSLKKVR
- a CDS encoding glycosyltransferase family 4 protein is translated as MKNVLIINQSAELYGADKALLELLENYPKEYNPIVVLHENGPLMEILKEMNIQVIHTSVIKVKRGILKPIFFLKLPFETIFSIYKIKKELKGKKIAFVHSNAISVFIGAFFSFLLNKKHLWHVHEIIVHPKILAKWYPKIVCFFSDRIIFNSKATFEQFHKYKKNIDYKSSIIHNGQNRNLSFSTDEQKKNLRLNEFKIKNNSTIVIGLVGRISRLKGQQVLLKSFFELSKKHSNIHLVYIGSTPTGQEHYLEKLEAKIFDYKLDNQVTILDFKKEIWKYYDALDIVVVPSKEPESFGLVATEAMLSKKPVVASNLGGLKEIVVHEETGYLFDANNSEELSIFLEKLIESPNLISSYGENGYKRVIKEFSTEKYTSLIKKQYEMML
- a CDS encoding 2OG-Fe(II) oxygenase: MINFEQLEKNLDALRIQYLAAQPFPHLIIDDFCDENKLDKAYASVPELNNKSRDYSFANNKFEKSNYKEICPEFLELYNDLSSERFNKILAFITAKKTFVDPKNFGGGLHQGKKNSFLDMHLDFNYHPINKNWYRELNLLLYLNKDWKPEYKGHLKIKDLRTNEEAELEVPFNRLIIQQCGPYTLHGYDMTNFPDGRFRTSIATYAYQIHERFIETPRTTDWFPKEDASAFKKLFAKNYNLLVKTKNKFFGSATAKNQ
- a CDS encoding DUF1972 domain-containing protein — translated: MKIAILGTRGIPNYYGGFEQFAEFFSVYLVQKGHEVYCYNSHNHKFQEETFHGVNIIHQHDPEYKYGTFGQFIYDYNCIKDSRKRDFDIILQLGYTSNSIWYFLLPKKPIIITNMDGIEWKRSKYSRPVQQFLRFAERLAAISSDYLISDSLGIQTFLKKRYKKDSTYIAYGAHPFNNPNEAILEQYQVKKENFNMIMARFEPENNLEMVLDGVVKSNDSTPILVVGNHNTKYGEYLKNRYQNHASIRFMGAIYNLEHLNNLRYFSKLYFHGHSVGGTNPSLLEAMASKALILAHNNDFNKGIIKQNGYYFANAEEVKNLLLTIKKNDNLQFIQNNFEAIVNEFNWDKINGEYLSLFEQCMARSKTGK